GTTGAAGGTTACTTATTAAAGGATGAGCCGATCGAATATTTTATTGAATCGATTCGACGGGTGATGCAGGGAGAACGGGTCATTAGTACTGATTTGGCGGCGGCATTGTTTATGAAAGAGGACAATCCACTAAGTGTACGCGAAGTAGAGGTACTGATTCTGGCAAAAGAAGGAATGACGACAGATGATATGAGCAAAGCGCTCTACTTATCTAATGGGACGGTGCGGAACTACTTGTCTTCTGCTATACAGAAGCTAGAAGCAGAGTCGAGGCAGCAGGCGGTAAAAGCCGCTGTAGAAAAAGGCTGGATTTAAATAAAGGGCGTTATTTATTTATTTAAATGTAAAAAATAGTATTATTGCTAAAGAAAGCGATGAACATTGCTGATCTCCTACCAAAACTAGGTCGTTCAATCAAGGCGAGTAGGCGATGAAAATTGCCTAAAAAGCTAATTCTATCTTAATCCCTCTGAATAGAATTAGCTTTTTGTATCCGAACCGCTGGTTTGTTTCTATATAGAACGAGTTGTTCAATTAAGGAAGAGCAACACCGCGCGTGCTAATGTACAGCTCATACCATTCCTCACGAGTGAGGCACAGGTGAAACGCATCTTTGCCTGCGTAAATGCGCTCTGGCCGCGTGGTGCCGATAACCGGCTGAATTTGAGCCGGATGGGTCATGAGCCATGCTAAAACGATCGATTCTGGTGTAGTGCCTTTTTCTTCGGCAAGCTCCTGTACGCGATTGGCCGTTTTGATGACAGACTTAGGTTGTCCTTCTAGTGATTTTCCAGAGTAAAGCCCTTGCGCCATTGGGCTCCAAGCTTGGAGCTGAACGTTTTCAAGTCGGCAATATTCGATCGTTCCATCTGGGAAAAGGTTTTCTCGAGCAGCTTCTTGGTTGACGTGGACGCCTGTGTCTATGAATCCTGTTTTCAGCAGGCTCATTTCTAATTGGTTGGCAACAATTGGCTCATCACAGTAGGCTTGCAGCAATTTGATTTGACCGTGATTCATATTAGAGACGCCAAATGCGCGGACTTTGCCGGCTGCTTTTAGTTTGCGGAAGGCAAGCGCGACTTCCTCAGGTTCTACAAGTGGGTCAGGA
The window above is part of the Litoribacterium kuwaitense genome. Proteins encoded here:
- a CDS encoding response regulator transcription factor, producing the protein MIRVLLAEDQQLLRNALSSLLTFEDDFEVAAEVADGQQAWEAIQKYKPDVCVLDIEMPSISGLELAEKVREANLPCKIVIVTTFARAGYLQKAMDARVEGYLLKDEPIEYFIESIRRVMQGERVISTDLAAALFMKEDNPLSVREVEVLILAKEGMTTDDMSKALYLSNGTVRNYLSSAIQKLEAESRQQAVKAAVEKGWI
- a CDS encoding aldo/keto reductase, with the protein product MKPIPLERHGFDASQIVLGCMGMGGSWDDSPITGEQIKQGQAAVEAALDIGITMFDHADIYTRGKAEKVFGQILKDQPSLRDNIILQSKCGIRFADETGPHRFDFSEKHILASVDGILERLGTDYLDILLLHRPDPLVEPEEVALAFRKLKAAGKVRAFGVSNMNHGQIKLLQAYCDEPIVANQLEMSLLKTGFIDTGVHVNQEAARENLFPDGTIEYCRLENVQLQAWSPMAQGLYSGKSLEGQPKSVIKTANRVQELAEEKGTTPESIVLAWLMTHPAQIQPVIGTTRPERIYAGKDAFHLCLTREEWYELYISTRGVALP